In Methanofastidiosum sp., the following are encoded in one genomic region:
- a CDS encoding DEAD/DEAH box helicase produces the protein MISIPEAVNKIADNLKPWGRSFLLERLRNNDWTGYDKKIAYALLKGNEKSLNRVGIAFEDIENPPSTWRPDRKRVDLYGTGLCISFDYDADFIKELKENLLGARWVPGEKVWAFPITEHNVDYLLEISRYDTALTQEALMMIAAREEMLDLWVQASCATDADIKLKPGFGLELLPFQRAGVKYAVSSKSCIIADQMGTGKTIQSLAAIHQLQAFPLIVVCPASLKINWLREVERALPTRTVSIWSTTKPCPKTSVVVINYDILKKKKKELLALNAQGIIFDESHYLKNYKAQRTKAAKEIAWKIRHKFALSGTPILSRPIELVSQLAIIDRLEHMGGFWPYLNNYCATYLDNPYFDPETGEQQDVVYTGARNLEQLNRQLRGTCFVRRTKAEVLKDLPPKRIAVVPLEVTENKYRKLEDDFLYQIDEIEGNEEITSNEKFSLSLTEISKLKQETLKLKMPLVYDWIDSVLDSDEKLLVFVWHKLGAELLRAKYDVPVINGDTPMEKRQEYVDQFQTDPKCKMLVMSIKAGGVGLNLTAASNVAFLELGWTPADHEQAEDRAHRIGQLNPVNVWYLLGANTVDEMVWNVLKNKQRIVSKATDGDMRTVARQVISEIRKKRQKTTEAIQAKLF, from the coding sequence GTGATTAGCATACCCGAAGCTGTTAATAAAATAGCCGACAACCTAAAGCCTTGGGGAAGATCCTTTCTATTGGAGCGCCTGCGCAACAACGACTGGACCGGTTACGACAAGAAAATTGCCTATGCCCTACTGAAGGGAAACGAAAAAAGCCTGAACAGAGTGGGGATAGCTTTTGAGGATATTGAAAATCCTCCCTCTACCTGGAGACCAGACAGAAAGAGAGTGGATCTCTATGGTACTGGGCTTTGCATATCATTTGACTATGATGCCGATTTCATAAAAGAGCTTAAAGAAAACCTACTAGGCGCCAGGTGGGTTCCCGGAGAAAAGGTCTGGGCTTTTCCCATTACGGAGCACAACGTCGATTATCTGTTAGAGATATCCCGCTACGATACGGCCCTTACACAAGAAGCCCTTATGATGATAGCAGCAAGGGAAGAAATGCTTGACCTCTGGGTACAGGCAAGCTGTGCGACAGACGCAGATATAAAGCTAAAACCGGGATTTGGTCTCGAATTGCTGCCTTTTCAGAGGGCCGGTGTTAAATATGCAGTTAGCTCAAAATCCTGCATAATAGCTGATCAGATGGGTACTGGTAAGACTATCCAGTCATTAGCAGCGATACATCAGTTACAAGCATTTCCTTTAATAGTTGTGTGCCCAGCATCTCTGAAGATCAACTGGTTAAGAGAAGTAGAAAGAGCCTTGCCCACGAGAACGGTTAGTATTTGGAGCACGACTAAACCTTGTCCGAAAACCAGCGTCGTGGTTATAAACTACGACATTCTTAAGAAGAAGAAAAAGGAATTATTGGCCCTTAACGCTCAGGGAATCATTTTTGACGAGTCCCACTATCTCAAGAACTATAAAGCCCAAAGAACAAAGGCTGCAAAAGAGATAGCGTGGAAGATCCGGCACAAGTTTGCCTTATCCGGTACGCCTATTCTCAGCAGACCAATAGAGCTGGTCTCTCAACTAGCGATAATAGACAGACTGGAGCATATGGGTGGTTTCTGGCCCTACCTTAACAATTACTGTGCAACTTACCTCGACAATCCCTACTTTGACCCGGAAACGGGTGAACAACAGGATGTTGTCTACACAGGTGCTCGAAATCTTGAACAGCTGAACCGACAGCTTAGAGGAACGTGTTTTGTGAGAAGGACAAAGGCCGAGGTTCTTAAGGACCTCCCACCCAAGAGAATCGCCGTGGTTCCACTGGAAGTTACCGAGAATAAGTACAGAAAACTAGAAGATGACTTCCTGTACCAGATAGACGAAATAGAAGGAAACGAAGAGATAACAAGCAACGAGAAATTCTCCCTGTCACTCACCGAGATATCGAAGCTAAAACAAGAGACTTTGAAACTGAAAATGCCTCTTGTCTACGATTGGATAGACTCAGTGCTGGACTCAGACGAAAAGTTACTGGTATTTGTTTGGCATAAGCTGGGAGCCGAACTTCTCAGAGCTAAATATGATGTACCTGTAATCAACGGAGACACCCCTATGGAGAAACGCCAGGAGTATGTGGATCAGTTCCAGACAGATCCCAAGTGCAAGATGCTGGTGATGTCCATAAAAGCCGGAGGGGTGGGGCTAAATCTTACAGCGGCTTCTAACGTAGCTTTCCTGGAACTCGGCTGGACTCCTGCAGATCACGAACAAGCCGAGGATAGGGCTCATAGAATAGGGCAACTGAATCCCGTTAACGTCTGGTACTTGCTGGGAGCAAACACCGTTGACGAAATGGTGTGGAACGTCCTCAAGAACAAACAGAGGATTGTTTCTAAAGCAACCGATGGCGATATGCGTACGGTTGCAAGACAGGTAATTTCGGAAATAAGAAAGAAAAGACAAAAAACTACAGAGGCCATACAGGCCAA